agaatatacttttatttttatcacttatacattttttgtttttttagtgcGCATATTCCTATCTGCCCTTTTCTTAAAGAATGGACAAATATAATCTATTCGCTGCCTTCCTCCTCCTTTGACACTCCGAACATCAACTTGTGTGGGAAATGTATTGATAAGTACGATTATGActcatttttattctttattttcagTCATTTATGCTTGGAAATTGGGATATTTCTAAACAATGACAAATGAGTTGCATTCCATTCCGAACAGCAAAATAAAAGGGGCATTATTAAAAGTcgttattatttttagaaagataAAGGAGTGTTTGGCAAAATGACTTAGCTTATTTTGCTATAAATAAAGGGTTGATTGGTCAAACCagtcaattttaatattttgtaaactAGCtgattgaaacaacttattgataATAGTGTTTTTGAAAAAGTTGTTATTTACAACAGGTTTAAAATCAACTAGTCAAACCCGTAAATAGAATCAGTTGACCAAATCGGCCATTATAATCAGCTACCAGCTATTAGTTGTCTGCCAAATATCTTAAAAGTGTTATAAACTATGAAGTAAGATCAAAGCGTTTTATaggaaattaaatttaaaaacattttagtcatttcattaaaaaaattaacgacATAATAAATAGGATGATGACGACTTTTAACCATATGAAATAAAAGAGCGTAACTTTTTAAGTCATAATCCGGAACCGTTATATTAAGGTATCctatccttttcttttcttttcaaacttTTTCTAAGTTTCAATTGAGCGAAATCAAGGCTTGTCTAAGTCGAACAAGTATCACTTTTCGAATTCCCGGTCGACcctgcaaatcaaacaaaaaattcaaCTTCCATCCAATCGAGAAACAGTAAAGCTAGGCAGTGAATTACAGATTGAGTATGGAAGTACAGAAACTTGATTTTGTACTAGTTTCTTTGGGTTTGTTCGTCTTTGTTGCTTATCACACTTGGCTTGTTATCGCTATTAAACGTAATCCTAGACATACTGTTATCGGCCTTAACGCTGAGAGTCGTTCTCAATGGGTTTTCTCTTTAATGGCTGTAAGATTTCTTCTTTTCACtttaatttcactattttttctttttttttctaattttttattgaatattactacaattgttaattattaatttctgtttaatggTTGGTTGctgctagaggtgttcattggGGTTATCGGGTTGATTTTGAGGCGGTTTAGACTCGATTCGTGTGTCCATGTTGGTTTTTACTCCTGTATGATagttaatcaatttttaaattggGTCAAATTGAGTTCAATTACAAGGTCATATGAATATTTGATTGTTGTGTCTATTTTGAATACCGacaatatatgtaaatatactGAGGATGTATTTTGATTCTATAATTAATCGGGTTAATtttgaactaattttttttttatgcaatTCTGGCAGATGGTTATTGGTCCTAGAATCCCAGATGAATATTCCGTTTCTGTACTGTAATTATTATATCAAGaaaatatagtattatatagTAGTTGATGTTgataaattatgattttaacaTGAATTCATACGGTACAGAAACCCAATACAATTAATTTCATAAGTCAAAATAATGACATTTTGAACACTtgtaaaaatgtgaaaaaacgATTGAAATTATTGTGGGatcattttgaaaaataattgggatattttttagaattttaaggGAGGCTGacattatttttgttgataaatattatgttttgataaattattgTGAAGTAGTTTTTACTTTAAAACTAGTTGGTATTAACTATTAAGAGATCCTTGTTTCAATACTTGAGCATGCCTTACAGCACCTGGATCGGAGAAATAGCTGCAGCCTACATTACATCACATCATATTACCCTAATTCCATTAGTAGGTCCCACCTACGTTGGGATTTGTGGGGTCGGATATAGGCAACTTTACCCTTGTTGGTGACAACACTAACAAAGAAGTTGTTTCCTATTAATccttgatagcaaacatcaCTTGCAACTTCTATCGTGTATTAACAAGCATAAATCAATTGTTCTTCCCAATTTTGTTGCTTGTTTTAAGGAGGTACTTGACTAAGGCATTCACAATGATCAAAGTTTCTTAGCAAACCCATTAACTACTCCTCTGTCCCCTTCATTTTGCAGCAATTACAATTTATGGCTTTTTTAATATGTTGTTTAGTCTAATGGTGATAAGACAAATCATTTAAAATGTGTGGATGGAAGGAAGAGATAAATCAGTTACATGATGAGCTAATCTCCTTATAAATGCAAATCGAAGAAAGCAAATTATGACTGATTTTGGCCTATGTTAAACCAATTTAAGTGAACGCCAATTTAAAAAGAGAATTAGCTATTCATTTGTGTTATACTAATGCGAATtgtgtttgtttcttattttcACATATTCCTACTGAAGTGAGGTGACACACCCATCAAATGGTAAGTATGAAAAAGGTTTGTTATATAATTTGGTATAGAAGGCTTGTGGTCCAACTATTGGAGCCTTCAAGATGTGTGCAAGAGATTGGAGCATTGGTGCACTTGTTCTACTTTGCTTAAATATGCTTATCTTCTGTAATACCcgatgtcacatgattcacttaTCTTCTTACGAATCAAAAAATGTGAACCATTGTCAACTTTAGGCTATTTTGGGGACGTTTTGAGCGAATCACGAATTCTAAAAGTGAGTTGGCGAATTCTATTACACTAGTGAAACCTATTGGAGTGTTTGAAAGTTGTTCCGACCTTTAAGACTTTAAGGTCAGAAGGTTTATTCACTGTATACACGCTTGCTAACTATTTGGTAGATCTATGAAGCATCATCCTAGGGTTTTGACATTCTCGAAACATAGAATTTAACTGGATGCATGGATCATCAATTCATCCTACCTAGTATATCACGTTCAGAGAAACAATGATCAGGATTTGGAGGGTAAGACGGACAACAGACCATACCCGTAAGAAAAGGATGTGCCTAGTTGTTTCTGCTTAATGCTGCAGAATTGAACTGAAGTGGATGTTCATATTCTTACCACGCATCCCTTGCGTTTACAATGGTTAATCGAATGCACTTTATGGATGATCATTAGGATCATAAACTGTCTAAGTAGTCCATCCCCCGCCACCCATAAACCTTATTTCGAAACATCAGTCTCTCGATATTCTTATGGTATTATGAAACGGTGGAATTGGAAACTCAAAATAAATCCGTACTAGTTCAGAAACGGTTTCAGATAAGAGCATTGTTGGTGGGGTGTTCAGTATATCGGAAGTTTAGGTAGTATTAGAAACTACAGCCACTCTtatgagagaccgtttctcaaagagacgacctcaaaacaagaagtcttattttctctttaatttatattagttgAGCTATTTAAATCATATATTTAATGCTTCTCtcggagagaccgtctctcacaacaatttatgTAGAAACTATTAGCACAATACAATACATGAGTGTAATTTGATTGTACATTACATCAGTCTGATTTGATTGTGTATGAACTTTCAGGATCCCCTGAAAAATGGTGTGTTAGTGGTTCAAACACTTCGCAACAACATGATGGCGTCCACCCTATTGGCAACGACAGCCATAACGCTAAGCTCCATCATCGGGGTGTTTGTAAGCAGTACATCAACGGTGAGTAATGCATCCTTCAAACTAGTATATGGTAACAAGAGCGAAATCATGTCATCGATCAAGTACTTTGCTCTCATTCTCTGCTTCCTAGTAGCCTTTCTCTGCAACGTCCAGTCGATTAGATACTACGCACACGTGAGCTTCTTGGCTACGTTACCAACCTCACAAGGCAAAAAAGAGGCTATGGAATACGCCGCCAGAAGTTTGAACAGAGGCAGCTTCTTCTGGTCTCTTGGCTTGAGAGCTTTCTACCTGTCATTCCCTCTCTTTCTTTGGATTTTCGGTCCTATCCCTATGTTTGGTTGCTCGTGTTTGATGTCGATTGTGCTTTATTTCCTTGACACCACCAACAGTTTTACGCGCCATCTTCACTGTGAATCCTTCAAACATTCCGATAACAATGGCATGCTGCCGAATGTTGTCATGAATGACATATGAAGGTACTCCCAAGTCCCTTCTATTCATCATGTTATTGCCCTAGAGGACTATTGTTATTTTAGTTTACAGTGTACTTTCTGTACTATGGTCATGGTCATgatcatcaacccaatatcccGTACAAAGTCAGAATCTGAGTGGGAGAGGTATAAGTCAAAATTCAAGTGGGAGAGTTAGCGGATATACTATACCCATACCCCTTGAGGGAGAGGGCAAGGAGGAATGTGTTTTTGTACTATATTTGCCTTTTTAAATAGagtaatatatatagaatataccTATTGTAATGTAATGCCTTGTTTGTAGAccataataatgatattaatgttGTAGAATTTAGATATAGATGTAAGTATGTAATTTGGTACTgtttattaattagtttgtaatcgagataaaaaaattaatttgtagcTGTATAGTTGTATAAAGAAGGTTTAGTCTACCGATATAAGTAGGTATGAAGATAAAGAAtgtgattcatttttttttatttgttcagtttaaaataatttttttgtgatttatAGAATTTAGATCAGAATATTTGTTTTTGGGGTCTTTACTAGAAGTCGTTTAACTAGCTTGTTTATGAAAGTTTTTAGGAAAGATTATAACAAACTTATTAATATAAAGAAATTACATTTTTAGCTAATTTGTGGAATGTGAGGAATCCAGATGTTATATGCCAACATTCGAAGCACAAATGAGATATACTCTTATTTAATTTGCCGCATATTCactcttatatttattttggattattttgAATTACGATGtgaaagctttttttttttttttttgaaatagcgaaagtttttttacttaaaagatattgaataaatgcaacaaaagaGTAAATATTtgacggaaaaaaaaaataaattttgtaggAAAATAGAAGAAATTTGTGAATAAAATGAATAGGCAAATTAAACGTAAAAATAAgaatcataattaaaaataaattaaaacaaatttaataaaacgaattacaaaataaattaaacaaatttcaTATACAATAAATTGAGAAATCTTTTCAAGACACGACATTTCACAAACAATGTACATTGGATAACAACAAATATTCTATTATCTTGCAGCACATTGTGGTTGAGggcttattttattattagtatatgtcATAGTACAAGTTTAATTTTCACTAATTACTGtctatgaaaaaattaatttttataattttaagtaaaaattctttatttttatccaaaataataaaaaactagATATGACATATTTAAGTAAGTTTAGTAAATTGACTttcctttaaattttaattgcttgattttttattttgagtttttaattaattaaatagttaaaaaaataattcagtTGATCAAATTAATCACCAAACTACCTTCAAAGTAAAGATTTCGTTAAATTAGAAGACGTCCTCAAATGGTTTACTACTTATTACGCTACCATGCATCATGCACGTGATTCTGTGATTCTTGTCACAATTCTCAAAGTCAACAAATTGTCCTCAACGaccataaaatattaaaacttttttgaatattttgtgtaattttaaaaattatgatatattttttaataagtttGTATCTTTAAAAACTTAACATAtattacgtaatttaatatttaagtcACAAATTTTTAGTAGTCTTATGCAGTCGAACATGTTAAACATGCTCAAAAATATTCCTAAGCACTAAATGGCTCTCGATTCTCGAGTAAGAAAGTGcgataaagtatataacaatTTATGGTCTAATTACAACTTATCGATCCTTGTTCTACCACATATCCATCTCTAAAACTTTTATCCTTtgttcaaatttcttctttacgGACCAACAATCCGTCCATACaacaattttgatttaattacaATTCGGTAGAATTTACTTTAAGTTTAATCAGAAACTTCTTATCACAAAGCACTATGGTGACCGCTCTCCACTTAACCCACCCTGCTTGTATTGGTGAGTAACATCTCCATAAATTTCCATAAACAAGCATATATACTTAAACTTGTTCGTACAAGCAAAAATTTCTTCTCTAATTGTCACCTCTGAATCGCCTTCTAGTTCAATCACACTGAAATCACATCTCagatatttatttttgtatgaCTTATATGCAACCCTTTATCTTCTAAATTGTCCTCCACTCCTCTAATTTATCATTCAACTCTTCGCTAGTTTTTGCTATCAATACTATATCGTTAGCGAAAAGCTTGCACCATAACACAATATTTCACATAGATTTGAAAAGCTTATCCATGTTGATGACAAAAATGAAAGAGCTTAGTGTTGATTCCTGATGTAGACCCACTTTaactggaaaaaaaaattattttttccaaaaGGTTTTTGCATGCTAGTTGAAACTCCGACCTCTGTCATACATATCTCATATTGCCTCAATGTATTTCCGTAAAATTTTCTTAGCCTcgaggctatcccagatgatGCTCCGTGATATACTATCACAAGTCTTCTCTAAATCGATGAAAAACATATGCAggttttttctttctcttcctaTACATTTCCATCACTCTCCTCAAAACATAATAATAGTCTCAGTGATTGATCTCCTTGGCATGAAGCCATATTGGTTCTCACTTATTACCCTCCCCCTTTAATTTGGAGTCTCCTCTCCATCATTCTTTCCCATAATTTTCATCGTGTGATTAAGGAGTTTGATCCCTCTATAATTCCCACATACTTccgcatcatttttatttttatacaatGATATAATGTGTTGCCCTCCATTTATTTGACATCTTATGCGTCCTCAAAATAACATTGTAAAGGGAAGTCAATGAAAGGATAACCTCTTGCCCTAAACACCTCCATTCTTTAAGTGGAATGTTATCATGACCAACTGGCTTAGCTCACCCTATACTTTTGAGAGCTTTTCCTACTTCCTCCTTGACACGCTATAAAACACCAAAGATATTCTTAGTACCTATTTGATGTATCCTAAATGGATACTTGATGAACCCTAAAGAAGCACACAGTAAACAAACCACGTACACaacaaaactaatttttttgaaatattcatCATCACCTATTAAACTCGCGTTCTTGTTTGAAGAACTCATAACTAAATACAATACAAAATATTTAGCAAAAATTGAATCAATAATAAACCCTAATATGCAGAATTTAACAAAAAGAATGACGAATATAAGccctaaaattttaataaaaaaaagaaataaaacatgaATTTGATGGAAATATATATTATCTGAGATTATAAAGGAAAAAAtcgtcaaaaaaaaaaaaaaagattatgcGTTCAAAAATCTTGGAAGATGAGAGAATAATGGGTGTTGAAGGATTTTGCAATGAAGATGAATGAGAAAACTGTCATAAAAGGTTAAGTAATTGCGCAATAATTAGTTGTTTCAtttctttatgtttttaatttaattggaCTGGTCTATTAATGACGATTTCTCTTAGAGACCATCTCAAACAAGATTTTgcgtttaattaattaaatttaactttG
This Amaranthus tricolor cultivar Red isolate AtriRed21 chromosome 13, ASM2621246v1, whole genome shotgun sequence DNA region includes the following protein-coding sequences:
- the LOC130798347 gene encoding uncharacterized protein LOC130798347; the encoded protein is MEVQKLDFVLVSLGLFVFVAYHTWLVIAIKRNPRHTVIGLNAESRSQWVFSLMADPLKNGVLVVQTLRNNMMASTLLATTAITLSSIIGVFVSSTSTVSNASFKLVYGNKSEIMSSIKYFALILCFLVAFLCNVQSIRYYAHVSFLATLPTSQGKKEAMEYAARSLNRGSFFWSLGLRAFYLSFPLFLWIFGPIPMFGCSCLMSIVLYFLDTTNSFTRHLHCESFKHSDNNGMLPNVVMNDI